A genomic window from Silene latifolia isolate original U9 population chromosome 11, ASM4854445v1, whole genome shotgun sequence includes:
- the LOC141613719 gene encoding uncharacterized protein LOC141613719, which yields MILFKQAYHNNHWLNSSLEYTVKAGYEWLRVPNPKVEWRFLCWNTLNISRCSFVFWEFLLQRLPTRDRLSRRGMPIDPTCPICLSLAENHQHLFHECPFAVLCHQRLQVALNVHFRMPDLITWFSAARRITKFQKRYIGSCYVALVYWIWRCRNEAWINNRVRSPGSVVKQILADVRARFLALNVTTLKDKDRVWLDTL from the coding sequence ATGATCCTTTTCAAGCAAGCTTACCATAACAATCACTGGCTTAATTCTTCTTTGGAGTATACTGTCAAAGCTGGTTATGAATGGTTAAGAGTTCCTAATCCTAAAGTTGAATGGCGGTTTCTCTGCTGGAATACCTTGAACATCTCTAGATGCTCCTTTGTGTTTTGGGAATTCTTACTTCAGAGACTTCCTACGAGAGACAGACTCAGTAGAAGGGGGATGCCAATTGACCCAACCTGCCCCATCTGCCTGAGTCTAGCAGAAAATCATCAACATCTCTTTCATGAATGTCCCTTTGCTGTGCTCTGCCATCAGAGGTTGCAAGTAGCTCTGAATGTGCACTTCAGGATGCCTGACCTGATAACTTGGTTTTCAGCTGCTAGGCGCATTACTAAATTTCAGAAGAGATATATTGGTTCCTGCTATGTTGCGTTGGTCTATTGGATCTGGAGATGCAGAAATGAAGCTTGGATAAACAACAGGGTACGGAGTCCTGGCTCTGTGGTGAAGCAGATTTTAGCTGATGTTAGAGCTAGGTTCCTGGCCCTTAATGTTACTACCCTGAAAGATAAAGATAGAGTCTGGCTTGATACGTTGTAA